TTACATTTTTGGTCCCATATAAGGTATCAAAGAATATACTTCGCTTAAGTTAATTTTATAAGGACTAATGTTTTGAAATGGAATTGGATACTTTAAAGACAGGAATTTAAGAGATCTTTTCCAAGAGTGGACCATTGAAACCTGAGTTATTTCTTCTGTATTAACAGGGTATTTACAACACATGATGTTGGAAGAGTTCCTTTAATGTCAAACATAAGAGTTATGGCAGCACATTGGAAGAAAATGTTGGTGATCCTTTTAGCAGCTCAAGCATTGCTTATGGGTCATAGCTTTGAGGAAGAGGATGTACCTGATGAATGGATTCTTCTTCATGTAGTCCAAGGTCAGATTGGAGCTGGAAACTATAGCTACTTGAGACTAAATCATGAAGGGAAGATAGTACTTCAGATGCAGAGTTTAAAAGGCGATGCAGATTTGTATGTATCTGATATGACCCTTCACCCCAGTTTTGATGAGTATGAGTTACAGTCTGTAACTTGTGGTCAAGATGTTGTTTATGTACCAGCCCACTTCCGCCGCCCAGTGGGAATAGGAATCTATGGTCATCCTTCTCACTTGGAGAGTGAGTTTGAAATGAAAGTATATTATGATAGAACAATTGTAGATTATCCATTTGCGGAGGCTTCCTACAACCCAGAAGAGATGGAGACAAGCCAGAAGCGGACTCATTCAGCAGAAGATCAATCTCAGGATGAGGAGTCTATTTTTTGGACTATACTCATTGGAATTTTGAAATTAATActtgaaattcttttttaaaataatcaactGGACATACACTGGACTAGAGTGCACTTGTAGCCTATGACTTTGAACATGAATGGCTTGCTGTGAATATTGGTACTCTTTTTTGTAAAGTTACCTGAAGAGGTATTCAGGTTACCTTTTCTATGCCAAGGAGGGGAAAAGCAAAGCCATAGTTAATTTTGTATTGAAGCCCCCTTCCCACCTTCCAGAAGTAAAATGAGCAGAAAGCACAGTATTTGTATAGTTTTCTTTATAAATCAGGGTTAAAGTGAATTATAAATAAAGGGAATCTTATTAAAATGTATCACTTTGAACAGGTGCATAAGAAAATGGATCTTGATAATTCACTGTATTTTCTAGTAATGTGACAGTTTTATACAAAGAAAAGTTGTAAAATCTGAAAGGTGCAGTTTTAACAACCCCatccaatttaaaataaagaactaATTTTCTAATCTCTTTGCAGTGTGAACAGATCTTTAGCACATAGCACTTTAAAATGCTGACAGTCATTGGAACTTGAAAGCAGTGTAACAAAGACCAGGAAATATCAAAGTCAAGCGTTAAGGTGAatagtgattttaggtgcctagTTATATCCAATTTAAAGGAGCCTGACTTTTCAAAGGGTAGGTACTCAGTGGTTTTTTTCAATCTGCTCTAAGGTATCAAATTGGGCATTTAAactgaagcacccaaaatcacttaatcgctttttaaaatcatgacttgAATCAAGTTTGCCATCTTCTTTATTTTCTCTAAAGGTAGAGGCTGATCTTTCTAGTCAGGGAAAGAATTATAATGAATCAGTTATTCAGCTATTTTTGTatctgtaaatatatatataagcaaTATTGCACTGCTCATTAAAAGCAACTCAGCCTGCATTATCATAATCAGGAAAAGGTTTCTCTCCATCCATGTACCCCTTTTCTTAAGTGTAACCACAATTTTAGTGCCACTTCCATAGTATCATCTATTCTCTATATGGTTTTTGGTGCATCTTTATGAAAATTAGATGCATTTAACTTTTGGGGTGCAAGTTATTTTCCAGTTATAAGGATTTAATAAAGGAGACTGGATTTTCTGGCAATGCATTGAAATTTTTATGTATTACTCCTACAAGCTTCAAAGtcatggcttttttttaaattaaagcaacgCTGATTATAGTAATTGAATGCTTTGATTGAATCATGGGGAATAAAACTGAGTTCTATGCAAATACCTAAACTTTTGTGTAGCTTTCTGTCCATGTAGAAGTTATTGCTATGCAACATTGGCATATACAAGTGTGTTGCTATAAACTGCCTCGTTGAGAGGACTTTCTGAAAGTTTTCCCTCTTGAATGGAAATTTGAGTTGTCAATCTAAACTGCTGTGACAGAATACATGCTCAGTTACTGCCATCATAGGAAAACTCAgccaaaattataaaaattttATTTGGTAAAAGATGGTTAAGTGGTTTTGTTCCATATACAGAGTGGTTGGTTAAATAGCACCAAATTTATCACTTCAATTTGTGCAGTTAATTATATTGGAAGGTAAACATTATTCCTTTAGCCCTCTTTGCTGTTTTTCCCCCTTCGTCCTCCTCTtctaggtgtgggggggtctTTTTGACAACAGTCACAAATCCAGCGACCTAAGAAAGAAAAGTTGAcattagttaatatttttattcctCCTGTAGAATCCATGACTAGTTTACAAGATGactaaatacttttatttttgcACTACCAGTACTGGTAACATGCAAAGTATAACCCAATGTCCAGAAGTTAATATTTCTTCCTTCAAATTTGAAGATAATGTAAGTACATAAGTAATAATACTGGGTAGAAACAGGTGGTGGTCTACTCATTCCCAAATACTCACTATATCTGAAACCAGCCCTGTGATCATGAGACTGGGCTTCACAACAATTAAGAGGCTCCAATGCTATTGTAGGATGGTTTTGAGATAGAATAAACACTACCCATACTTCACTTCTGATTCAAGCAAAACTGAGTGCATAAGATCAAAGCATTTTAATTTGTTGACTGACTGACTACTTTAGAGGAACATCAACTGCTTATACTTATGTTCTACCTTTAATGTGGCTCAGTTAGAGTATAGCCTAGTGTAAATCACAGAACTTG
This genomic window from Eretmochelys imbricata isolate rEreImb1 chromosome 3, rEreImb1.hap1, whole genome shotgun sequence contains:
- the C3H6orf120 gene encoding UPF0669 protein C6orf120 homolog is translated as MSNIRVMAAHWKKMLVILLAAQALLMGHSFEEEDVPDEWILLHVVQGQIGAGNYSYLRLNHEGKIVLQMQSLKGDADLYVSDMTLHPSFDEYELQSVTCGQDVVYVPAHFRRPVGIGIYGHPSHLESEFEMKVYYDRTIVDYPFAEASYNPEEMETSQKRTHSAEDQSQDEESIFWTILIGILKLILEILF